A part of Setaria viridis chromosome 8, Setaria_viridis_v4.0, whole genome shotgun sequence genomic DNA contains:
- the LOC117833732 gene encoding xylanase inhibitor protein 2, with product MAINTRTPTTTIFTTPIHIRSAPVTTMAFQHRPCCLLLLGALLVSHLAAGLAATGPGDVAVYWGRNKDEGTLREACDTGAYTTVLIAFLSAFGHGKYTLDLSGHPVAGVGDDIKHCQSKGVLVLLSIGGQGGEYSLPSSQAATDLADYLWDAFLAGGRASVPRPFGDAQVNGVDLFIDQGATEHYDELVRRLYGYNRYYRGGGITLTATPRCAYPDQRLQGALATGLVGRVHVRLYGDLRCTWAAREAWEKWAAAYPGSRVFVGVVASPEADRDAYMSQKDLYYNVLQFAQKVPNYGGIMVWNRYYDKKNHYISSS from the coding sequence ATGGCTATAAATACACGTACCCCCACGACTACAATCTTCACAACACCAATCCATATTCGATCCGCACCAGTCACCACAATGGCGTTCCAGCACCGGccctgctgcctcctcctcctgggagCTCTCCTCGTCTCCCATCTCGCCGCTGGGCTCGCCGCCACGGGCCCCGGCGACGTGGCCGTGTACTGGGGCCGGAACAAGGACGAGGGCACGCTGCGCGAGGCCTGCGACACGGGCGCCTACACCACCGTCCTCATCGCCTTCCTCAGCGCCTTCGGCCACGGCAAGTACACCCTCGACCTCTCCGGCCACCcggtcgccggcgtcggcgacgacATCAAGCACTGCCAGTCCAAAGGCGTCCTCGTGCTCCTCTCCATCGGCGGGCAGGGCGGCGAGTACTCCCTCCCGTCCTCCCAGGCCGCCACCGACCTCGCCGACTACCTCTGGGAcgccttcctcgccggcggccgcgccagCGTGCCCCGCCCCTTCGGCGACGCGCAGGTGAACGGCGTCGACCTCTTCATCGACCAGGGCGCCACCGAGCACTACGACGAGCTGGTCCGGCGGCTGTACGGCTACAACAGGTACTACCGCGGCGGCGGGATCACGctgacggcgacgccgcggTGCGCGTACCCGGACCAGCGGCTGCAGGGGGCGCTGGCGACGGGGCTCGTCGGCCGCGTCCACGTCCGGCTCTACGGCGACCTCCGGTGCAcgtgggcggcgcgggaggcctGGGAGAAGTGGGCGGCGGCGTACCCTGGCAGCCGCGTGTTCGTCGGCGTGGTGGCGTCGCCGGAGGCCGACAGGGACGCCTACATGTCCCAGAAGGACCTCTACTACAACGTGCTGCAGTTCGCGCAGAAGGTGCCCAACTATGGCGGCATCATGGTCTGGAACAGGTACTACGACAAGAAGAACCACTACATCAGCAGCAGCTAA